The following coding sequences lie in one Paracidovorax avenae genomic window:
- a CDS encoding trans-aconitate 2-methyltransferase, producing the protein MRLLYRALRDREGRGYAWLRLTSSEPLFQDYGTTSIHRYPHLFAFVRQALSGIGAPRLLSFGCSTGEEVASLRHHFPQALITGLDIHPGHIATCRRRLRERPDPGVQFRVAGSTAAEAEGAFDAVFCLAVMRRGELARHPGERCDHLIRFEDFEAQLEDFARCLRPGGLLVLRHANFRLRDARAARWFEPVLSLPAVARADTPLFGPDHRRLEDQADGEAVFRRLAVVRR; encoded by the coding sequence ATGAGGTTGCTGTACCGCGCATTGCGCGACAGGGAAGGCCGGGGCTATGCATGGTTGCGCCTGACCTCGTCCGAGCCGCTCTTCCAGGATTACGGCACCACTTCCATCCACCGGTATCCGCATCTCTTCGCATTTGTCCGGCAGGCCTTGTCCGGCATTGGGGCTCCCCGGCTGCTGTCGTTCGGCTGCTCGACCGGCGAGGAGGTGGCCAGCCTGCGGCACCATTTCCCGCAGGCGCTCATCACCGGACTGGACATCCACCCGGGCCATATCGCCACCTGCCGGCGCAGGCTCCGGGAACGGCCGGACCCCGGCGTGCAATTCCGCGTGGCGGGAAGCACGGCCGCGGAGGCGGAGGGCGCCTTCGACGCCGTCTTCTGCCTGGCGGTGATGCGCCGTGGCGAGCTGGCACGGCACCCGGGCGAACGCTGCGACCACCTCATCCGCTTCGAGGATTTCGAGGCGCAGCTGGAGGATTTCGCGCGCTGCCTGCGGCCCGGCGGGCTGCTGGTGCTGCGCCATGCCAACTTCCGCCTGCGCGACGCGCGGGCCGCCCGCTGGTTCGAGCCGGTGCTGAGCCTGCCGGCCGTGGCGCGCGCCGACACGCCGCTGTTCGGGCCGGACCACCGGCGACTCGAGGACCAGGCCGACGGCGAAGCCGTTTTCCGCCGCCTGGCGGTGGTGCGTCGGTAG
- a CDS encoding PqqD family protein — translation MNVEPEALIAHAPDCLAAEMGEELVIMIAERGTYLALDPVGHDVWTCIAQPCTFSSLCDRLQAIYAGDRAAIEADVAVLLGKLQEAGAVELRR, via the coding sequence ATGAACGTTGAACCGGAGGCGCTGATCGCCCATGCGCCCGACTGCCTTGCCGCGGAGATGGGCGAGGAACTGGTCATCATGATCGCCGAACGCGGGACGTACCTGGCGCTGGACCCGGTCGGCCACGATGTCTGGACGTGCATTGCCCAGCCTTGCACCTTCTCGTCGCTGTGCGACCGCCTGCAAGCCATCTATGCAGGCGACCGGGCGGCCATCGAGGCCGACGTGGCCGTGCTGCTGGGCAAGCTGCAGGAAGCCGGCGCCGTGGAGTTGCGCCGGTGA